The following coding sequences are from one Syntrophorhabdales bacterium window:
- a CDS encoding polymer-forming cytoskeletal protein yields MFGKRETTLTTIIGPDSSLKGELQSKGTVRIDGTFDGDVQADWTIVGESGLIRGDIVSRGATVGGKVEGSIRCSESVEITPKGQVRGDISTSKLSVAEGGLFEGRSHMLRAAESERSTVLPLIPPEK; encoded by the coding sequence ATGTTCGGAAAAAGGGAAACTACTTTGACGACAATAATCGGGCCCGATTCCAGTTTGAAGGGAGAGTTGCAGTCAAAGGGCACGGTAAGAATAGACGGCACCTTCGACGGGGATGTTCAAGCGGATTGGACGATCGTCGGCGAATCGGGGCTGATACGGGGAGATATAGTCTCAAGAGGCGCAACTGTCGGCGGCAAAGTGGAGGGGTCGATCAGATGCAGCGAATCTGTGGAGATAACACCCAAAGGACAGGTACGCGGCGATATATCGACATCAAAACTTTCAGTGGCAGAAGGCGGTCTCTTTGAAGGGCGCTCACATATGCTGAGGGCGGCCGAGAGCGAGCGATCGACGGTGCTTCCGCTGATACCACCCGAAAAATAA